The region GTCGCCCGGCAGCTGGACCTGCAGGGCAGGAGCGGGAAGCGCCCCCAGGGGAGCCGTGTGGGTCAGGTCGTAGGTCAGCACGCCGCGAGGCTGGGCGGGCAACACCCAGTACAGGGTGCCGCTTGCGCCCCGGCGGGGGTCGGGCACAGGCTGGCCGTCGAGACGGCTGCTGCCCGGCAGGTAGGCCGCGCCTGCCGGGGGCTGGTGCGCGATCACGACCTCGCGGGCCTGAACGGGGACGTCAAAGGGGAGCAGGACGTTGCTGGTACGCTGTTCACCCGTGGTCACGGCCGACGGCAGCGCAGAAGCGTCCGCGCCTTGCGCGTGCGCCGGGCCGACGAGCAGCAGGGCTGTCAGCAGGGCGAGGGTGGTAGGCAGGGGGGCAGGCACGGTCAGTTCCTCCAGCGGACGGCGGGGTCGGTCAGGGCCGCGCCCAGCTCGCCCGTGAATGCGAAGTCATAGGTCAGGAGCGTTTCTCCGGCCTTCAGGGTGCCCGAGAGGGTATTGCGGCCCTCTTTCAGCACGGCCCCGGCGGGCAGGGGGTCTTGCAGCTCGAAGTCCGCGAGGTCCGAGGCCGACACCAGCCGCAGGGTGACCCGGTAGACCCCGTCCACGAGGTGCAGGCTCTTCTCGACCCGCAGCCCGCCCACGGTCAGGGTGGTCCGGCGCATGGCCGCGATCTCGCCGCCGAGGGGCGCGAGCGGGAAGTCCACCCCAGTCAGGCCCCGGACATGCACGGTGCGGGTGCCCGGCAGCCCGCCGTCCCCCGGCATGTTCAGCGGCAGGTAGGGCGCAGAGTTCGGGTCGAGGCGCAGCGCGTGCGTGCCCAGCGGCACATTGGCGAAGTGGTAGCGGCCCGCCGCGTCCGTCAGCACCAGGCGGCCTCCGGCCAGCAGCACCCGCGCCCGCTCAACCGGGGTATCGAGGCCCTTGTCGAAGCGGCCGTTGCGGTTGCGGTCCACGAAGACCGTGCCCAGCAGGTCGGCCAGCGGCGCGAAGGTACCCAGGTTCAGCCGGGTCACGGCGGTCGCCACGTTGCTGGCGATGGCGCGGGCGTTGCCCCCGGCCCCGTTCCCCACGACCTCCACCCGGTTGACGAGTTCGCCCGTCGCGTCGGCAGTCACGCGGGTCTGGTAGGTGATCTCGACCGTGCCACCGGCCGGAATCGTGCCGATGCCCCAGCGCAGCACGCCGCTTGTGACCGTCGGGTCGGCGAGGGGCTGGCCGCCCAGGGTGCTCGTGCCGGGGAGGTACTCCAGCCCACGGGCCGGGGTATCGGTGACCACCGCATCCACGATGGCCGTGCTCGCGGAGAGGTTCTGGATTTTCAGGGTGTAGGTCAGGCGGTCGCCGGGCGCGGCCTGGGGACTGCTGACGGCCTTGGTGATGCGCAGGGCGGCGGTCCAGACCGGGCTGCTGACCTCGTTGCTGGGCAGCGGCGTGGGCAGCTCGGTCGAGACCATGTTGAAGATGTTCTTCAGGGCCTCGCCGTCCACTGCCCGCACGCTGACCCGTGCCCGCACGGTGAAGGTGCGCGTTTCGCCGGGCGCGAGGGTGCCCACCGCCCAGCTCACGGTCTGGGCGCCTGCCTCGCCACTCACGCGGCCGCCCGCCGACGCCTCCACAAAGTCGACGTGCCCCGGCAGGGGGTCGCTCACGGTCACGCCGGTCAGGGGCCGGGCGTAGGGGTTGCGAACCCGCAGGGTATAGGTCAGCTCCTCACCCTGGGACACGGTGCGTTCGGGGCCGGGCGAGACGGTCTTGAGCAGTTCGGGCAGCCCCGCTTCGACGGCCTGCACCACGTCGCGGGTGGTGTTGCTCGTTCCGCGCGTACCCTTGGCCGTGATCAGGGCCTCCAGCCCTCCTGCCTGGGTCGCGTCGTAGCACACCCGCACCAGCGCGGTGGCGCCGGGGTCCAGCGGGAGGGGCTGAACCAGGGGGGCGCCGTCCGCTCCGGTCATGCGGGCCGTCGCCGCGCCCTGCGGGTAGGTCACGGTGACCGTGAACAGGTCCCGCACGTCCCCGGTGTTTTTCAGGGTGTGATCGAAGCACACCTCCTGTCCCACGACCGCGAAGGGCCGGGTCTGGGTGTCGGCCGGGGTGTTCTCGGGCGCTTCGGGCTGTCCGAGGGGACCGATGGCGACACCGGGCTGGTAGCGCACGTCGGCGCTGGCCGTGCCCTGGGCCTGCTGGCGGCCCGTGACCGCGGTGGCGACGTTGGGAATGATCCGGTTCTCGGCGGCGTCGGTGGCCCGCATCCGGAAGGTCAGCGTAAGGCCCTGGCCCGCCGCGAGGCTCGCCGCCCGCACGCGCACGCCGCGCACCCCGGCGGGTTCGGTTGCCTGCCAGGTCACCCCGTCGGCGGTGTATTCG is a window of Deinococcus terrestris DNA encoding:
- a CDS encoding DUF11 domain-containing protein, translated to MKHTSLALLLPSLLVGAFVVGAQAQTASVPTPAGTEITNQATATFEPVTPGGESSAESNIVRTVVQAVCAVSVSPDGTVQAPGQSATLLPGEGTTFSYTVVNSGNDRFTLPLAARTEAGSAHTPATRLVLDANRNGVADAGEGEVASLTLEAGAAARVLLVVETADSARGDAFVNLVASCGGGQQDANNVSRVRVGPPPVLAVQKSFTPALVRPGTETTVTVTTRNAGNGGSREVVLTDPLGEQIAQGLVFVPGSAQASAGTLEYTADGVTWQATEPAGVRGVRVRAASLAAGQGLTLTFRMRATDAAENRIIPNVATAVTGRQQAQGTASADVRYQPGVAIGPLGQPEAPENTPADTQTRPFAVVGQEVCFDHTLKNTGDVRDLFTVTVTYPQGAATARMTGADGAPLVQPLPLDPGATALVRVCYDATQAGGLEALITAKGTRGTSNTTRDVVQAVEAGLPELLKTVSPGPERTVSQGEELTYTLRVRNPYARPLTGVTVSDPLPGHVDFVEASAGGRVSGEAGAQTVSWAVGTLAPGETRTFTVRARVSVRAVDGEALKNIFNMVSTELPTPLPSNEVSSPVWTAALRITKAVSSPQAAPGDRLTYTLKIQNLSASTAIVDAVVTDTPARGLEYLPGTSTLGGQPLADPTVTSGVLRWGIGTIPAGGTVEITYQTRVTADATGELVNRVEVVGNGAGGNARAIASNVATAVTRLNLGTFAPLADLLGTVFVDRNRNGRFDKGLDTPVERARVLLAGGRLVLTDAAGRYHFANVPLGTHALRLDPNSAPYLPLNMPGDGGLPGTRTVHVRGLTGVDFPLAPLGGEIAAMRRTTLTVGGLRVEKSLHLVDGVYRVTLRLVSASDLADFELQDPLPAGAVLKEGRNTLSGTLKAGETLLTYDFAFTGELGAALTDPAVRWRN